CAAGCGCCGGATTATCCAGCAACTCCTGGAATGGAGCCTTGCCCTGGCCGTGGAAATCCTGAATCAAAATGACATCCGGATTCAGCTGCACAATTGTTTCCGGATCAGCGGGAACGGCACCCGGGCGCTTACCCTTTGGCGAAATCGGCTCGCCACCGGCCAGCTCAACGAGATTCGTCGTCGCCGACTGCATGCCCATAATCATCTTCTGACCACCGCGGGCAAACAGGACCAGCGTCTTTGGCTTAGTTGTGGAATCAATTTCCGAGAGAATCTCTTCGGTTTCCGATTCAATCTTGGCAACCATCTCGGCCGCCTTGTCTTCGGCTCCGAGCAACTTGCCGAGCTTGGTCACCGACTCCGCCAGCGCCTTCGGCGAGGCGAAATCACTGCTGGCAAACGCCGCGGTCGGAACATCGCTGGCCCCCAGCAGCTCACTTGCCGACTGCTCCTGATCATGGCGGCTGGTCATCAACACCATGTCCGGCTCATAGGACAGAATCTGCTCCGGATCCGGCTTCGTGGAGTTGGCAATCGCGTTGGGAACCTGACGCGCCAGCCCAACCTGATTACCCGAGCTCTCATCGAGCGCATTCTTCGTCACGGCTACGACACGCTCTGGCCCAACCAGTTCCAACGCCAGATCCGCAACCTCAGTCGACAGTGCAACGATGCGCTTCGGCTGGCTCTGCACCGTAACGTCGTGATCGCCGACGGTCACAGTACGCGGCCACTGCGCCTGCTGGTTTGTCGAAGTTTCGCTTGACGACGGCTGCTGCGCCGTCTCCTCCGAGGAAGAACAAGCGACCACCGCAGCGAGCGGGAGTGCTGCAATCAACGGCAGAGTGACGGCCTTTTTAGAGTTTCGCTTCAAGGCAGAGATAGGAGAAGTTGGTGAAAACACGAAAGTACTTCCTTGAGTGTTGAGTTTTGATTGTTGGGGAGTTTTCGGTTGCGTTGGTGCTAGCTGGAATCAGACAGTGTGAGTCAGACAGTCTGAAACAGCCAACTGCAATCAGTCAGCCGGGCGAGCCCGAGCCAACGCCGTCACTCGCACCGAACCGGTATGTGGATCGGTATCGACAGCGCTGGAGATGCGATAAATCGCATCTATTCGGGGAGGCGTCAGCACTTCTTCGGCGGAACCAGTGACTTCCAATCCGCCGTTGTGAATCACACTGAGCCGGTGGCAGCTGCGGGCCGCGAGGTTGAGGTCATGAAGGACGACTCCGATACCGTGGCCCTCGTCGGCAAGCTCGCCGAGCAGCTCGAGGATTTCCAGCTGAAACCCGATGTCCAAGGCCGCAGTGGGTTCGTCGAAAAGCATGACCTTGGCCTGTTGTGCCAATAGCTTTGCGATGAACACCAATTGCCGCTGCCCGCCGGACAGACCCGTGATGGGACGGTCGGCGAGTGCGGTGACACCAACGCGGTCGAGGGCATAGGCGACGATGTCGTGGTCCGTGGAGTTCAGTGAGCTGTGGAAACGGTCACGCCGACGGTGGTGCGCGTACCTGCCGAGTGCCACGACAGTTCGAACGTCAATAGCGGCATCGGCCGGTGTGTGCTGCGGCAGGTACGCCAACCGGGTGGCGCGTTCGTGGGCACGAAGCTTCGTCAGCGGCGCACCGAGGAGCTCAACCTGCCCCGAACTCGGTGTCACAATGCCCGCCATAGCACGGAGCAAGGAGGATTTTCCGGTGCCATTGGAACCGATGATGCCGTGGACCTCGCCAGGTCGAATAGCGAGGTTCACGCCACTTACGACGGTCCGATTGCGGTAACCGACACTGAGGTCGGTAGCCCGCAGCAGCGCGGTGCTATCGGCGTCTGGCTTAGTGACGTGGTC
The sequence above is drawn from the Corynebacterium jeikeium genome and encodes:
- a CDS encoding ABC transporter ATP-binding protein; this translates as MSQQTQNLSDHVTKPDADSTALLRATDLSVGYRNRTVVSGVNLAIRPGEVHGIIGSNGTGKSSLLRAMAGIVTPSSGQVELLGAPLTKLRAHERATRLAYLPQHTPADAAIDVRTVVALGRYAHHRRRDRFHSSLNSTDHDIVAYALDRVGVTALADRPITGLSGGQRQLVFIAKLLAQQAKVMLFDEPTAALDIGFQLEILELLGELADEGHGIGVVLHDLNLAARSCHRLSVIHNGGLEVTGSAEEVLTPPRIDAIYRISSAVDTDPHTGSVRVTALARARPAD
- a CDS encoding ABC transporter substrate-binding protein codes for the protein MFSPTSPISALKRNSKKAVTLPLIAALPLAAVVACSSSEETAQQPSSSETSTNQQAQWPRTVTVGDHDVTVQSQPKRIVALSTEVADLALELVGPERVVAVTKNALDESSGNQVGLARQVPNAIANSTKPDPEQILSYEPDMVLMTSRHDQEQSASELLGASDVPTAAFASSDFASPKALAESVTKLGKLLGAEDKAAEMVAKIESETEEILSEIDSTTKPKTLVLFARGGQKMIMGMQSATTNLVELAGGEPISPKGKRPGAVPADPETIVQLNPDVILIQDFHGQGKAPFQELLDNPALADVAAVKNDRVQLIDAKTTSGTAGMHMPDGLREIADALAK